One genomic region from Fictibacillus marinisediminis encodes:
- the rpsD gene encoding 30S ribosomal protein S4 gives MARYTGSTWKISRRLGISLSGTGKELAKRPYAPGQHGPNQRKKLSEYGLQLQEKQKLRHMYGVNERQFRRIFNDAGKMTGIHGENFMILLESRLDSIVYRLGLARTRRAARQLVNHGHVTVNGKRVDIPSFRVAPGSVIGVREKSQNLSAIKEAIEVNNFVPDFLTFDENKLEGTFTRLPERSELPAEISEQLIVEYYSR, from the coding sequence ATGGCTCGATATACTGGCTCTACATGGAAGATTTCCCGTCGTTTAGGTATTTCCCTAAGCGGAACTGGAAAAGAATTAGCAAAGCGTCCTTACGCTCCAGGACAACATGGTCCTAACCAACGTAAAAAACTTTCTGAATACGGTTTACAATTACAAGAGAAGCAAAAGCTTCGTCATATGTATGGTGTAAACGAGCGTCAATTCCGCCGTATCTTCAACGATGCAGGCAAAATGACAGGAATTCATGGTGAAAACTTCATGATCCTTCTTGAGTCTCGTTTAGACAGCATCGTTTACCGTCTTGGTCTTGCCCGCACTCGCCGTGCAGCTCGTCAATTGGTAAACCATGGCCATGTTACTGTAAACGGAAAGCGCGTTGATATTCCATCTTTCCGCGTAGCACCTGGTTCAGTTATCGGTGTTCGTGAAAAGTCACAAAATCTTAGCGCTATTAAAGAAGCAATCGAAGTGAACAACTTTGTTCCTGACTTCTTGACTTTTGACGAAAACAAACTAGAAGGTACATTCACTCGCTTACCAGAGCGTTCTGAATTACCGGCTGAAATTTCAGAACAGCTTATCGTTGAGTACTACTCTCGTTAA
- the tyrS gene encoding tyrosine--tRNA ligase, which yields MTILQDLEFRGLINQVTDREGLEEKLQSGKTPFYCGFDPTADSLHVGHLLVIMTMRRLQQAGHQPIPLVGGATGMIGDPSGKKAERTLNEASVVQQWSERIKQQLSKFLDFNAQDNPAKIANNYEWIGSMDVISFLRDVGKYFPLNYMLAKDSVESRLEAGISFTEFTYMILQSYDFLQLYRQEGCRMQLGGSDQWGNITAGLELIRKAGEEERAFGLTIPLVTKSDGTKFGKTEGGAIWLDPEKTTPYEFYQFWINTDDRDVIKFLKYFSFKSHEEINELIEQVESAPEKRAAQKALAEELTALVHGEQSLEQAIKISQALFSGQLSELTGAEIEQGFKDVPSFEMESKEDIGLIDLLVASKISPSKRQAREDITNGAISINGERCQDLDKVVGSSSRIDDRFVVIRRGKKKYFLIRY from the coding sequence ATGACAATTTTACAAGACTTGGAATTTCGAGGTCTCATCAATCAAGTGACTGACCGGGAAGGTTTGGAAGAAAAGCTGCAGAGCGGAAAAACCCCTTTTTATTGCGGTTTTGACCCGACAGCAGACAGCCTGCATGTGGGCCATCTGCTTGTGATCATGACGATGCGGCGCCTTCAGCAGGCAGGCCATCAGCCTATCCCTCTTGTGGGCGGAGCGACAGGAATGATTGGGGACCCAAGCGGGAAGAAGGCAGAGCGGACGTTAAATGAGGCCAGTGTGGTTCAACAATGGAGCGAACGAATTAAACAGCAGCTTTCAAAGTTTTTGGACTTTAACGCTCAGGATAATCCTGCGAAAATCGCCAACAACTATGAGTGGATCGGCAGCATGGACGTTATTTCATTCTTGCGTGATGTAGGTAAATACTTTCCGCTGAACTATATGCTTGCAAAAGATTCTGTAGAATCCCGTTTGGAAGCTGGGATTTCTTTTACAGAGTTTACGTACATGATCCTTCAGTCGTATGACTTCCTTCAATTGTACCGCCAGGAAGGGTGCCGTATGCAGCTTGGCGGAAGCGACCAATGGGGCAATATCACAGCTGGTCTGGAATTGATCCGCAAAGCCGGAGAAGAAGAGAGAGCATTCGGATTAACCATCCCGCTCGTAACGAAGAGTGATGGAACAAAATTCGGGAAAACAGAAGGCGGAGCGATCTGGCTTGATCCGGAGAAAACCACTCCTTACGAGTTCTATCAATTCTGGATCAACACGGATGACCGTGATGTGATTAAATTCTTAAAGTACTTCTCATTCAAGAGCCATGAAGAGATCAACGAACTTATTGAACAAGTGGAGAGCGCACCTGAAAAACGTGCTGCGCAAAAGGCGCTTGCAGAAGAACTTACTGCTCTTGTGCATGGAGAACAGTCATTGGAACAAGCCATCAAAATCTCTCAGGCACTGTTCAGCGGACAGCTTTCTGAATTGACTGGAGCTGAAATTGAGCAAGGCTTTAAAGACGTGCCTTCCTTTGAAATGGAGTCTAAAGAGGATATCGGTCTGATCGACCTGCTTGTAGCAAGCAAAATCTCTCCATCAAAGCGCCAAGCTCGTGAGGATATAACCAATGGTGCAATCTCTATCAATGGAGAGCGGTGCCAGGACCTTGACAAAGTGGTGGGAAGCAGCTCTCGTATTGATGATCGATTCGTCGTCATCAGGAGAGGGAAGAAGAAATACTTCTTGATCCGATACTAA
- a CDS encoding transglycosylase domain-containing protein, whose amino-acid sequence MSHLEEIKEKWRRFIAYLNEKKIIQAADKTYTFTWNLFLIIVVLFLLGGCLAAGAGAGFLASLVKNEPVRAYSTMKDNIYNYEETSTMYFDKEQLIGKLRADLDRQEVSLKDISPFVKDAVISTEDQYFYEHDGIVPKAILRATLQEVTGSDTRSGGSTLTQQLIKNQILTNEVSFDRKAKEILLALRLEHLFTKEQILEAYLNIVPFGRNSSGRNVAGIQAAAQGVFGVDADKLNLPQAAFLAGMPQNPFVYSPFTQQGAVKKDITYGTNRMKTVLNRMLTNGAITPEQYDKALKYNVRKHFVTKKESSYEKYPYLSIEVERRSADILARIGAKKDGKNFDKLKQNTKDEYRQNAFVQLRQKGLKIHTTINKKIYEKMEKTAKNKYLFGSTHLVRVKNAKGKWIYEKQPQEVGSILIENKTGAIISFVGGRDYNREQLNHATQALRQNGSTMKPLLAYAPAIEEGKVQPGYIIPDTPLTIGNYAPNNYDNRFHGLLSARTALAKSYNIPALRSFMKANRADAFNRLEKMGFTTITDTDRSATSVAIGGLTHGVTVEENTNAFATFANQGKFVDAYLIEKIEDKHGKVLYKHQSKPVPVYSPQTSYLILDMMRDVLKPGGTAASIPGRLNFYADWAGKTGTTSSAKDSWFVATNPNVTLGVWHGYDKPEALPTGQQHISQTLWAAFANDAYKYAPSLMAPKHLFPMPSGIVRKEICGISGKLPSDLCRSAGLVTTDLFNVKYAPDSTDNSLDTGLYVIANGKKYKASESTPKEFTQKGVLIDDALFDGVDLKKVTGEENSDHLLPKTNLPENGKNPDTVSGLSAKGGKLSWSASGESDVVGYRVYYSATGNGPFKKIGSLTSDKTSLSAPSGVLFVTAVDVSGKESAPSEKIKSGKEKTDPKKPDKPGTDDPTAGKKPKDPPPAQNDDKKKPKKPAN is encoded by the coding sequence ATGTCTCATCTAGAGGAAATTAAGGAAAAATGGAGGCGCTTTATTGCGTATCTAAATGAGAAAAAAATTATACAGGCCGCAGATAAAACATACACATTCACCTGGAACTTATTCTTAATTATCGTGGTATTATTCTTGCTTGGCGGCTGTTTGGCTGCTGGAGCAGGAGCTGGCTTTCTGGCCTCGCTTGTAAAAAACGAGCCAGTCAGAGCTTACAGCACCATGAAGGATAACATTTACAATTACGAAGAAACGAGTACAATGTATTTTGACAAAGAGCAGCTGATCGGCAAGCTGCGTGCTGACCTTGACCGCCAGGAGGTTTCTTTAAAGGATATCTCACCTTTCGTAAAAGATGCCGTTATTTCAACGGAGGATCAATATTTCTATGAGCATGACGGCATTGTTCCAAAGGCTATCCTCAGGGCAACGCTTCAGGAAGTAACAGGCTCCGATACCCGTTCGGGCGGGAGTACACTTACTCAGCAGCTCATTAAAAACCAGATCTTAACGAACGAGGTTTCCTTCGACAGAAAAGCGAAAGAAATCCTGCTCGCACTCAGACTCGAGCACTTGTTTACAAAAGAGCAAATCCTTGAAGCATATTTAAACATCGTTCCATTCGGCCGTAACTCCTCCGGCAGAAACGTAGCCGGCATCCAGGCGGCCGCTCAGGGAGTTTTCGGTGTTGACGCTGACAAACTGAACCTGCCGCAGGCAGCTTTCCTTGCAGGCATGCCGCAAAACCCGTTTGTCTATTCTCCATTTACACAACAAGGTGCAGTTAAAAAAGATATTACATATGGTACCAACCGCATGAAAACGGTTTTGAACCGCATGCTGACAAATGGAGCCATCACACCTGAACAATACGATAAAGCACTGAAATATAATGTGAGAAAACACTTTGTAACGAAGAAGGAATCTTCTTACGAAAAATATCCTTACTTAAGCATTGAAGTCGAGCGCCGTTCAGCAGATATCCTTGCAAGGATCGGGGCGAAAAAAGACGGCAAGAACTTTGACAAGCTTAAGCAGAACACAAAAGATGAATACCGTCAGAATGCTTTTGTACAGCTGCGCCAAAAAGGCCTGAAAATTCATACGACCATCAATAAAAAGATCTATGAGAAAATGGAGAAAACAGCGAAGAACAAATATCTCTTCGGCTCTACCCACCTTGTCCGCGTGAAGAACGCCAAAGGAAAATGGATCTATGAAAAGCAGCCGCAGGAAGTAGGCTCCATACTGATCGAAAATAAAACAGGAGCCATCATCAGCTTTGTCGGTGGGCGTGATTACAACCGTGAACAGCTGAACCATGCCACTCAGGCATTAAGACAGAATGGTTCAACGATGAAGCCGCTGCTCGCATATGCTCCGGCCATCGAGGAAGGTAAAGTGCAGCCGGGTTACATCATTCCTGATACACCGCTGACCATTGGCAATTACGCACCAAACAACTATGATAACCGTTTTCATGGACTCCTTTCCGCAAGGACCGCACTTGCCAAGTCTTATAATATTCCTGCACTGCGCAGCTTCATGAAAGCGAATCGGGCCGATGCCTTCAATCGATTGGAGAAAATGGGATTCACAACCATTACTGATACAGACAGATCGGCTACATCTGTTGCCATCGGCGGATTGACTCACGGGGTAACCGTAGAAGAGAATACGAACGCTTTCGCAACCTTTGCTAACCAAGGCAAGTTTGTGGATGCCTACCTCATTGAAAAAATTGAGGACAAACATGGAAAAGTTCTATATAAACATCAATCTAAGCCGGTGCCAGTATATTCTCCGCAAACCTCTTATCTTATCCTTGATATGATGAGGGATGTACTGAAGCCAGGGGGAACCGCAGCAAGCATTCCAGGAAGACTGAACTTTTATGCAGATTGGGCCGGAAAAACCGGCACCACATCCTCAGCCAAGGATTCTTGGTTTGTAGCAACCAATCCTAACGTAACGCTTGGTGTATGGCACGGATATGATAAACCTGAAGCCCTTCCAACAGGACAACAGCATATTAGCCAGACCCTGTGGGCAGCTTTTGCCAATGATGCCTATAAATACGCGCCATCACTCATGGCTCCGAAGCATCTTTTCCCCATGCCTTCGGGAATTGTCAGGAAAGAGATTTGCGGGATCTCGGGAAAACTTCCATCTGATCTCTGCCGGTCAGCAGGTCTTGTCACAACAGATCTATTCAATGTAAAATATGCTCCAGATTCAACAGATAACAGCTTGGATACCGGGCTTTATGTTATTGCAAACGGAAAGAAATACAAAGCGTCCGAATCGACACCAAAAGAATTTACTCAAAAAGGCGTCCTCATTGACGATGCTCTGTTTGACGGAGTCGACTTGAAGAAAGTGACCGGAGAAGAAAATTCTGACCATCTTCTTCCTAAGACAAATCTTCCAGAGAACGGAAAAAACCCTGATACAGTCAGCGGACTGTCAGCCAAAGGCGGGAAGCTTTCCTGGTCTGCGTCAGGAGAAAGTGATGTAGTTGGCTACCGTGTCTATTATTCTGCTACCGGAAACGGTCCGTTTAAGAAAATCGGCAGTCTAACATCAGATAAAACCTCTCTTTCTGCCCCATCAGGCGTGCTGTTTGTTACAGCAGTAGACGTCTCGGGCAAGGAATCGGCGCCATCTGAGAAGATTAAAAGCGGCAAAGAAAAAACAGATCCAAAGAAACCAGACAAACCGGGAACGGATGATCCAACGGCAGGGAAAAAGCCAAAGGATCCTCCTCCTGCCCAAAATGATGATAAAAAGAAACCAAAAAAGCCCGCGAATTAA